ACGAGCCCACCGGCACGATGCGTTCCTTGTCGCCCTTGCCGCGGATCCGCACGGCCCGGGTGGCCGGGTCGATGTCGTCCACGTCCAGCCCGAGGGCCTCGGAGATGCGGGCACCGGTGCCGTACAGGAACTCCAGCAGCGCCCGGTCGCGCAGCGCCAGCGGCGAGTCGTCGTGCAGCGCCGCCTCGAGCAGCCGCTCGACGTCGGCCACGTCGAGCGCCTTGGGCAGCCGCTTGCGCGGTGTGGGCGGGCGGACGTCGTGCGCCACGTCGGCGTCCACGAGGCGCTCGCGGGCGGCGAACTTGTGCAGGCCGCGGACCGCGACGACGGTCCGCGCCGCCGAGGTGGTCGACAGCGCGGGATGCTCGTCGTCGCCCTCGCGGACGTGCGCGGCGAACCCCGAGACGTCGGCGGTACGGACGTCGCTCAGCTCGTGCAGCCCGCGACCGGCCAGCCAGGCGGTGTACCGCGAGAGGTCCCGGCGGTACGCCGCGAGCGTGTTGCCGGCGAGGCCGCGTTCGACGGCCAGATGGTCGAGGTAGGCGCGGGCGACCCGCTCGGCAGTGCGGGCCGGCTCAGCCACCGAACGGCTGCCATTCGAAGCCGTGCGCGGCCGCGACGGCCTCGGCGACCAGCGTGCCGCCGGCGACGTTGACGCCCGCGGCGAGCGCCCGATCGGTCGCGGTCGCCGTCTCGAACCCGCGGTCGGCGAGCGCCACGGCGTACGGCAGGGTCGCGTTCGTCAGGGCGACCGTGGAGGTGGCTGGTACCGCGCCGGGCACGTTGGAGACGGCGTAGAAGATCGAGCCGTGCACCCGGTACGTCGGGTCGTCGTGGCTGGTGGGGCGGGTGTCCTCGAAGCAGCCGCCCTGGTCGACGGCGAGATCGACCAGCACCGACCCGGGCTTCATCGCCGCGACCATCTCGTTGGTGACCACGTGCGGCGCCTTCGCGCCGCGCACCAGCACGGCGCCGATGACGACGTCCGCGGCCAGCACCGCTCGCTCGACGGAGTCGGTGGTCGCCACCACGGTCTGCACCGCGCCGCGGAAGAAGTGGTCGGCCGCGGCCAGCGCCGCGATGTTGTTGTCCATCAGCACCACGCGGGCCTGCATGCCGGCGGCGATCTGGGCCGCGCGCATGCCGCTGGCTCCGGCGCCGATGACGACGACCTGGGCGGCGTACACCCCGGTCACTCCCCCGAACAGCATCCCGCGGCCGCCGTTGGGCTTGAGCATCGCGTGCGCGGCGATCTGCGGCGCGAGGGCGCCGGCGACCTCGGACATCGGTGCAAGCAGCGGCAGCCGGC
The Cumulibacter manganitolerans genome window above contains:
- the xerD gene encoding site-specific tyrosine recombinase XerD gives rise to the protein MAEPARTAERVARAYLDHLAVERGLAGNTLAAYRRDLSRYTAWLAGRGLHELSDVRTADVSGFAAHVREGDDEHPALSTTSAARTVVAVRGLHKFAARERLVDADVAHDVRPPTPRKRLPKALDVADVERLLEAALHDDSPLALRDRALLEFLYGTGARISEALGLDVDDIDPATRAVRIRGKGDKERIVPVGSFALQAIEAYRVRARPTLAAAGRSTPRLFLNSRGGPLSRQSAWAILRACAERAQLTGDVSPHSLRHSFATHLLDGGADVRVVQELLGHASVTTTQVYTLVTVDKLREVYATSHPRAR
- the ald gene encoding alanine dehydrogenase, with translation MRVGVPRETKNNEYRVALTPAGARELHLRGHEVLVETNAGVGSAIENDEYVLAGARIVSSADDVWGESDLVLKVKEPTSEEYRQLRSGLTLFTYLHLAASRETTEALMSSGINAIGYEMVQTDDGRLPLLAPMSEVAGALAPQIAAHAMLKPNGGRGMLFGGVTGVYAAQVVVIGAGASGMRAAQIAAGMQARVVLMDNNIAALAAADHFFRGAVQTVVATTDSVERAVLAADVVIGAVLVRGAKAPHVVTNEMVAAMKPGSVLVDLAVDQGGCFEDTRPTSHDDPTYRVHGSIFYAVSNVPGAVPATSTVALTNATLPYAVALADRGFETATATDRALAAGVNVAGGTLVAEAVAAAHGFEWQPFGG